The following coding sequences lie in one Apium graveolens cultivar Ventura chromosome 1, ASM990537v1, whole genome shotgun sequence genomic window:
- the LOC141720826 gene encoding uncharacterized protein LOC141720826 isoform X1, producing MNPSFDRECSTGSESGWTSYFEHENSFLDPYPNQKSRNNYITIDEDDVEDLSMVSDASSGPPHFRYSRYYKNESSNNALYTDATLLKKDSKSSKINKHPRQNVHKQHLSFLDDTASSPIFEISNNNLALSNDQAFSDNMLDLSLQGHSSNQLEERYGFCESKTRLQKKQLSDDFYYFYYRKIKVSNFLKDG from the exons ATGAATCCATCGTTCGATAGAGAATGCAGTACTGGAAGTGAGTCTGGCTGGACTTCATATTTCGAACATGAAAATTCTTTTCTTGATCCCTATCCCAATCAAAAGAGTCGCAATAATTATATCACAATAGACGAAGACGATGTGGAAGACCTGTCAATGGTGTCTGATGCATCCTCAGGACCGCCACATTTTCGCTACAGCAGGTACTATAAAAATGAGTCGAGCAACAATGCCTTATATACTGATGCTACATTGCTCAAGAAAGATAGCAAGAGCTCGAAAATAAACAAACATCCACGACAAAATGTTCACAAACAGCATCTTTCCTTTCTTGATGATACTGCTAGCTCTCCTATCTTTGAAATCTCTAAT AACAATTTAGCACTCTCAAACGACCAAGCTTTTAGTGATAACATGCTGGACTTGTCACTGCAGGGTCACTCTTCAAATCAACTTGAG GAGCGTTATGGTTTCTGCGAGTCCAAAACAAGACTACAAAAGAAGCAGTTGAGTGATGATTTTTACTATTTCTATTATCGAAAAATAAAAGTTTCTAATTTTCTAAAGGATGGCTAG
- the LOC141720826 gene encoding uncharacterized protein LOC141720826 isoform X2 → MNPSFDRECSTGSESGWTSYFEHENSFLDPYPNQKSRNNYITIDEDDVEDLSMVSDASSGPPHFRYSRYYKNESSNNALYTDATLLKKDSKSSKINKHPRQNVHKQHLSFLDDTASSPIFEISNNNLALSNDQAFSDNMLDLSLQGHSSNQLEERYGFCESKTRLQKKHNRRIEGKRMG, encoded by the exons ATGAATCCATCGTTCGATAGAGAATGCAGTACTGGAAGTGAGTCTGGCTGGACTTCATATTTCGAACATGAAAATTCTTTTCTTGATCCCTATCCCAATCAAAAGAGTCGCAATAATTATATCACAATAGACGAAGACGATGTGGAAGACCTGTCAATGGTGTCTGATGCATCCTCAGGACCGCCACATTTTCGCTACAGCAGGTACTATAAAAATGAGTCGAGCAACAATGCCTTATATACTGATGCTACATTGCTCAAGAAAGATAGCAAGAGCTCGAAAATAAACAAACATCCACGACAAAATGTTCACAAACAGCATCTTTCCTTTCTTGATGATACTGCTAGCTCTCCTATCTTTGAAATCTCTAAT AACAATTTAGCACTCTCAAACGACCAAGCTTTTAGTGATAACATGCTGGACTTGTCACTGCAGGGTCACTCTTCAAATCAACTTGAG GAGCGTTATGGTTTCTGCGAGTCCAAAACAAGACTACAAAAGAAGCA TAATAGGAGGATTGAAGGGAAGAGGATGGGATGA